One stretch of Euwallacea similis isolate ESF13 chromosome 6, ESF131.1, whole genome shotgun sequence DNA includes these proteins:
- the LOC136409711 gene encoding protein mono-ADP-ribosyltransferase PARP16-like isoform X3 codes for MEVDKVQETAVGELKDIVSKNLPGCDLTICIFIAALKSFRADQCLRPFPQCFINENNEKDFVSLKTACDKIPTLSELLKLHTIPKEVVDLLLWLFKDSGMPLFTVHPVVSCSTYSECKYKVHMFKGDLPLTVINKKASISTLPQYVFKEVIFGAGIYLSDEISVCTNYSPFGETWQNSTLGHKHSIIAICEVIDDEENVKCKDDKNKKRAINQNSYGEIPEKYFVVTNSELVKLKYLLVYRHKSPSTVTSFIKKNFLWLTIVLYFLMLILIGFFNNPYFQRYLRIIYSLFQ; via the exons ATGGAGGTTGATAAGGTGCAAGAAACCGCTGTGGGGGAGTTGAAAGATATTGTCAGTAAAAACCTACCAGGTTGTGATCTTACAATATGTATCTTTATAGCAGCTTTAAAGTCCTTCAGGGCAGACCAATGTTTAAGGCCCTTTCCTCAATGCTTTATTAATGAGAACAACGAAAAGGATTTTGTGTCTCTT aaaactgCCTGTGATAAAATACCTACCCTAAGTGAACTACTCAAACTTCACACTATACCCAAAGAAGTTGTAGATCttcttttatggttatttaAAGACTCGGGTATGCCACTATTCACAGTTCATCCAGTTGTAAGTTGCTCTACATATTCTGAGTGCAAATACAAGGTGCATATGTTTAAGGGAGATTTACCTTTGAcagtcataaataaaaaagccAGTATAAGCACTCTGCCCCAGTATGTGTTCAAA GAAGTAATATTTGGGGCAGGTATCTATCTGTCAGATGAAATATCTGTATGTACAAATTATTCTCCATTTGGAGAGACATGGCAAAACAGCACATTAGGACACAAGCACAGTATTATTGCAATATGTGAAGTGATTGATGATGAAGAGAATGTCAAATGCAAAG atgataaaaataagaaaagggCCATCAACCAAAACAGCTATGGTGAAATACCTGAGAAGTACTTTGTGGTGACAAACAGTGAATTAGTtaagttgaaatatttattagtatACCGCCATAAAAGTCCATCAACCGTCAcctcttttattaaaaaaaattttctttggttaacaatagttttatattttttaatgttgattttgataggtttttttaataatcccTACTTCCAAAGATATCTAAGAATTATATATTCATTGTTCCAGTAA
- the LOC136409711 gene encoding protein mono-ADP-ribosyltransferase PARP16-like isoform X1, with the protein MEVDKVQETAVGELKDIVSKNLPGCDLTICIFIAALKSFRADQCLRPFPQCFINENNEKDFVSLKTACDKIPTLSELLKLHTIPKEVVDLLLWLFKDSGMPLFTVHPVVSCSTYSECKYKVHMFKGDLPLTVINKKASISTLPQYVFKVSYNLKFEEVWKKRVASKDIFYAFHGSSISNFYSILKFGLQQHFSCGKEVIFGAGIYLSDEISVCTNYSPFGETWQNSTLGHKHSIIAICEVIDDEENVKCKDDKNKKRAINQNSYGEIPEKYFVVTNSELVKLKYLLVYRHKSPSTVTSFIKKNFLWLTIVLYFLMLILIGFFNNPYFQRYLRIIYSLFQ; encoded by the exons ATGGAGGTTGATAAGGTGCAAGAAACCGCTGTGGGGGAGTTGAAAGATATTGTCAGTAAAAACCTACCAGGTTGTGATCTTACAATATGTATCTTTATAGCAGCTTTAAAGTCCTTCAGGGCAGACCAATGTTTAAGGCCCTTTCCTCAATGCTTTATTAATGAGAACAACGAAAAGGATTTTGTGTCTCTT aaaactgCCTGTGATAAAATACCTACCCTAAGTGAACTACTCAAACTTCACACTATACCCAAAGAAGTTGTAGATCttcttttatggttatttaAAGACTCGGGTATGCCACTATTCACAGTTCATCCAGTTGTAAGTTGCTCTACATATTCTGAGTGCAAATACAAGGTGCATATGTTTAAGGGAGATTTACCTTTGAcagtcataaataaaaaagccAGTATAAGCACTCTGCCCCAGTATGTGTTCAAAGTAAGctataatttaaagtttgagGAAGTATGGAAAAAAAGAGTTGCCtctaaagacattttttatgcATTCCATGGAAGTTCAATTAGCaatttttactcaattttgaaatttggactTCAACAGCATTTCAGTTGTGGAAAG GAAGTAATATTTGGGGCAGGTATCTATCTGTCAGATGAAATATCTGTATGTACAAATTATTCTCCATTTGGAGAGACATGGCAAAACAGCACATTAGGACACAAGCACAGTATTATTGCAATATGTGAAGTGATTGATGATGAAGAGAATGTCAAATGCAAAG atgataaaaataagaaaagggCCATCAACCAAAACAGCTATGGTGAAATACCTGAGAAGTACTTTGTGGTGACAAACAGTGAATTAGTtaagttgaaatatttattagtatACCGCCATAAAAGTCCATCAACCGTCAcctcttttattaaaaaaaattttctttggttaacaatagttttatattttttaatgttgattttgataggtttttttaataatcccTACTTCCAAAGATATCTAAGAATTATATATTCATTGTTCCAGTAA
- the LOC136409711 gene encoding protein mono-ADP-ribosyltransferase PARP16-like isoform X2: MEVDKVQETAVGELKDIVSKNLPGCDLTICIFIAALKSFRADQCLRPFPQCFINENNEKDFVSLKTACDKIPTLSELLKLHTIPKEVVDLLLWLFKDSGMPLFTVHPVGDLPLTVINKKASISTLPQYVFKVSYNLKFEEVWKKRVASKDIFYAFHGSSISNFYSILKFGLQQHFSCGKEVIFGAGIYLSDEISVCTNYSPFGETWQNSTLGHKHSIIAICEVIDDEENVKCKDDKNKKRAINQNSYGEIPEKYFVVTNSELVKLKYLLVYRHKSPSTVTSFIKKNFLWLTIVLYFLMLILIGFFNNPYFQRYLRIIYSLFQ; this comes from the exons ATGGAGGTTGATAAGGTGCAAGAAACCGCTGTGGGGGAGTTGAAAGATATTGTCAGTAAAAACCTACCAGGTTGTGATCTTACAATATGTATCTTTATAGCAGCTTTAAAGTCCTTCAGGGCAGACCAATGTTTAAGGCCCTTTCCTCAATGCTTTATTAATGAGAACAACGAAAAGGATTTTGTGTCTCTT aaaactgCCTGTGATAAAATACCTACCCTAAGTGAACTACTCAAACTTCACACTATACCCAAAGAAGTTGTAGATCttcttttatggttatttaAAGACTCGGGTATGCCACTATTCACAGTTCATCCAGTT GGAGATTTACCTTTGAcagtcataaataaaaaagccAGTATAAGCACTCTGCCCCAGTATGTGTTCAAAGTAAGctataatttaaagtttgagGAAGTATGGAAAAAAAGAGTTGCCtctaaagacattttttatgcATTCCATGGAAGTTCAATTAGCaatttttactcaattttgaaatttggactTCAACAGCATTTCAGTTGTGGAAAG GAAGTAATATTTGGGGCAGGTATCTATCTGTCAGATGAAATATCTGTATGTACAAATTATTCTCCATTTGGAGAGACATGGCAAAACAGCACATTAGGACACAAGCACAGTATTATTGCAATATGTGAAGTGATTGATGATGAAGAGAATGTCAAATGCAAAG atgataaaaataagaaaagggCCATCAACCAAAACAGCTATGGTGAAATACCTGAGAAGTACTTTGTGGTGACAAACAGTGAATTAGTtaagttgaaatatttattagtatACCGCCATAAAAGTCCATCAACCGTCAcctcttttattaaaaaaaattttctttggttaacaatagttttatattttttaatgttgattttgataggtttttttaataatcccTACTTCCAAAGATATCTAAGAATTATATATTCATTGTTCCAGTAA
- the LOC136409709 gene encoding cytokine receptor-like isoform X1, which translates to MAYLKTLLLLVLQYYGFSSADAFRECSRGLNTCGYTYPEGDITLKWGQDLNITCVLNSKGRSQYGPNASDLMKFVVGDQVAPSEKVNGSAIRLTIMNHTPTKMMHYYCMVNESLVCTNIVAVGTPPQEVTNFSCMGQNLETFTCSFIAPDNYIHTDYKMDYYVPNAIRYKEKSKHKHEVTTPISSEKAYDCPTNLSVIEKNKNSLEYSCTWGLSTIPQYRHSQEFLTFRLNYSNAFGNKTSEFTVNQYQRVRANSPENLTGMTTSPHSIKLKWCIPLYIQTFPKHLTVRVSWWIEEFKNWTTVYFNVTKKESIYEYTLTNLPYAHCLYDIRVAIKVIPAIDESMWSQNSSINVWTQPKAPDRPPSTTAGLFELLPGTGNRRIFWQNIHNYEENGDNFSHYIEIKGRPNTRPIKIQNNFAEFAALPDENYTFNIWSQNNVSRSVEASTVFFPAQKYMLKPLATLVKIDKGNGEYGVEWSDSSDPRLTHYTLFWCSAQNEWPHPCDGVLNWKTIPREVKNTTLKLPTYNMQKNQSINIYQFAISANAIDTSSGMLWAHCTILPGSGVKLSQTYVKKAEPRSMILQWKFECIKLGDILSFNVSYCRLATLQSQVCQPNTEEYRLFNNTDNKFGIGEGELIITDLKPYSIYKAAIKPIINDAHSQFGEPMFNNTLEDVPTEPQNLQITNITDKQMTIKWEKPLEENGVLRYYKVYMNGVKQLTIDAIKDKQYYIETVAVRPRTKYNISVCVYTIACSNLSTVFATSDIGVPGGSYKPSFNWERNDVVIVKWDKPDEAYGKIDFYQVEVGLKNQANASTVNATEPLHRIEICKVDKSQNVYIKVRGVNIKNNQFLYGPWSETTHIPCTVSSSSLTWIIPLVVMTTSFLLVLIWYFSKNTCHKVVGMQHCPVKLPTDMDHVIDNETKEKNMDETLPGEPLLPEKQPKGGTQSKETQRNPSGESSGCCSGTESISSGESAGHLSISDSGTDQPRSPSLPESEANIRQRLKKPDYVTETLMPWSSSLHPEGYSVVGLSNPPIQSESEADYLPLSDVSSVSSFLPVMQPQALKLTTPGYVPCLSQEPAAKNTAYVVAGEPTPARLPPMLSFKEDDSKEASLESPKSLITWEQDTLVEMPARNYVVVGDSKPLNTDIAVQNTPSKDYVSHLTFDTAKSLKED; encoded by the exons tcgGAAAAAGTAAATGGAAGTGCAATAAGACTTACAATAATGAATCATACGCCAACAAAAATGATGCACTATTACTGTATGGTGAATGAGAGCCTTGTATGTACCAATATAGTGGCTGTAGGCA CTCCACCACAGGAAGTTACAAATTTTAGCTGCATGGgccaaaatttggaaacttttaCATGCAGTTTCATAGCTCCGGATAACTACATTCACACTGATTATAAAATGGATTACTACGTTCCTAATGCTATAAGgtataaagaaaaatcaaaacataaGCACGAAGTTACCACTCCTATTAGCAGCGA GAAAGCCTATGATTGCCCTACAAATTTATCAGTAattgagaaaaacaaaaatagtttGGAATATTCTTGTACTTGGGGCCTTAGCACGATTCCTCAGTATCGCCATTCTCAGGAGTTTCTAACCTTTAGGTTAAATTACAGTAACGCGTTTGGAAATAAAACTTCTGAGTTTACCGTAAATCAGTACCAACGCG TTCGTGCAAACTCACCTGAAAATTTGACGGGCATGACAACCTCTCCACActcaataaaactaaaatggtGTATACCATTATATATCCAAACTTTCCCAAAACATCTTACTGTAAGAGTGAGTTGGTGGATTGAAGAATTCAAGAACTGGACAACAGTTTACTTTAACGTAACAAAAAAGGAGTCCATTTATGAATATACTTTGACTAATTTACCCTATGCTCACTGTCTGTATGATATACGTGTAGCTATAAAAGTAATCCCGGCAATAGATGAATCTATGTGGTCGCAAAACTCATCTATTAATGTGTGGACTCAACCCAAGGCACCTGATCGTCCTCCATCAACTACTGCTGGATTATTCGAGTTGTTGCCAGGTACAGGAAACAGACGgatattttggcaaaatatCCATAACTATGAGGAAAATGGAGACAACTTTTCGcattatattgaaattaagGGTCGTCCAAATACTAGGCCtatcaaaattcaaaacaattttgctgAATTTGCTGCTTTGCCGGATGAGAattatacttttaatatttggtCTCAGAATAACGTATCAAGGTCTGTTGAAGCTTCCACTGTTTTCTTTCCAGCACAGAAATATA TGCTAAAACCACTAGCAACGTTGGTAAAAATCGATAAAGGGAATGGTGAGTATGGTGTAGAATGGAGCGATAGCAGTGATCCTCGACTTACCCATTACACTTTATTTTGGTGCTCCGCGCAGAACGAGTGGCCTCATCCCTGTGAC ggCGTATTAAATTGGAAGACGATTCCAAGAGAAGTTAAAAATACGACTTTGAAGCTTCCCACATacaacatgcaaaaaaatcaatcgaTAAACATCTACCAATTCGCTATATCCGCAAATGCTATCGATACAAGTAGTGGTATGTTATGGGCTCATTGTACGATTTTGCCAGGCTCTGGAGTGAAGTTGAGTCAAACCTATGTGAAGAAAGCTGAACCCCGGTCTATGATTCTGCAATGGAAATTCGAATGTATCAAGTTGGGAGATATTCTTAGTTTCAACGTTAGCTATTGCAGGCTCGCCACACTTCAGTCACAAGTGTGTCAGCCAAATACTGAAGAATACAGGTTATTCAATAACACAGATAATAAATTTGGAATAGGTGAAGGAGAGCTTATAATAACTGATCTAAAACCCTATTCTAT ATACAAAGCTGCCATCAAGCCCATAATTAATGATGCGCATAGTCAGTTTGGTGAACCGATGTTCAACAACACCCTTGAAGACGTCCCTACCGAACCACAAAATCTCCAGATAACTAACATAACTGATAAACAAATGACAATTAAATGGGAGAAGCCTTTGGAGGAAAATGGAGTTTTGAGATATTATAAAGTATATATGAACGGCGTCAAACAATTAACAATAGATGCAATTAAAGATAAACAGTATTATATAGAGACTGTCGCTGTGCGACCTAGAAccaaatataatatttctgtATGTGTTTATACTATAGCTTGCTCTAACTTAAGCACTGTATTTGCAACGTCAGATATTGGCG TTCCTGGAGGATCATATAAACCAAGTTTTAACTGGGAAAGAAATGATGTTGTGATTGTCAAATGGGATAAACCCGATGAAGCTTAcggaaaaatagatttttaccAGGTGGAAGTAGGTCTGAAAAATCAAGCCAACGCATCAACTGTGAACGCTACAG AACCATTGCACCGAATTGAGATTTGTAAAGTTGACAAATCGCAAAACGTCTACATAAAAGTGAGAGGagtgaatattaaaaataaccagTTCCTATACGGTCCTTGGAGCGAAACAACCCATATTCCTTGTACAGTGTCCTCTTCCTCTCTTACATGGATCATTCCATTGGTTGTAATGACGACTAGCTTTTTACTAGTGCTTATTTGGTATTTCTCTAAAAA TACGTGTCATAAAGTTGTTGGAATGCAACACTGCCCAGTTAAACTTCCTACCGATATGGATCATGTAATTGACAACGaaacaaaagagaaaaacatGGATGAAACTTTACCCGGCGAACCTTTATTACCTGAGAAACAACCTAAAGGGGGAACACAGAGTAAAGAAACCCAGAGAAATCCAAGTGGTGAAAGCAGCGGATGTTGCTCTGGAACTGAGAGTATTTCTTCAGGGGAATCTGCAGGGCACTTGTCTATTTCTGATTCGGGTACAGATCAGCCTAGATCTCCGTCTTTACCCGAGTCAGAAGCCAACATAAGACAAAGATTAAAGAAACCGG ATTACGTAACTGAAACACTAATGCCCTGGTCTTCAAGCCTGCACCCAGAAGGATATAGTGTTGTAGGTCTTTCAAATCCGCCTATTCAATCTGAAAGTGAAGCAGATTATCTTCCGTTGTCGGATGTATCGTCAGTGAGTTCGTTCCTGCCTGTTATGCAGCCCCAAGCACTGAAGCTTACTACGCCAGGCTATGTTCCCTGTCTTTCTCAGGAGCCCGCTGCAAAGAATACTGCTTACGTCGTAGCAGGGGAACCCACACCAGCGAGGCTACCTCCGATGCTCAGTTTTAAGGAAGACGATTCTAAGGAGGCTTCCCTAGAGAGCCCTAAATCGTTGATTACGTGGGAGCAGGACACACTTGTTGAAATGCCCGCAAGGAATTATGTGGTGGTAGGAGATTCTAAGCCGTTAAACACTGATATTGCAGTTCAGAATACGCCGAGTAAAGACTATGTTTCTCACTTGACGTTTGACACTGCTAAGTCGCTGAAAGAAGACTGA
- the LOC136409709 gene encoding cytokine receptor-like isoform X2 gives MAYLKTLLLLVLQYYGFSSADAFRECSRGLNTCGYTYPEGDITLKWGQDLNITCVLNSKGRSQYGPNASDLMKFVVGDQVAPSEKVNGSAIRLTIMNHTPTKMMHYYCMVNESLVCTNIVAVGTPPQEVTNFSCMGQNLETFTCSFIAPDNYIHTDYKMDYYVPNAIRKAYDCPTNLSVIEKNKNSLEYSCTWGLSTIPQYRHSQEFLTFRLNYSNAFGNKTSEFTVNQYQRVRANSPENLTGMTTSPHSIKLKWCIPLYIQTFPKHLTVRVSWWIEEFKNWTTVYFNVTKKESIYEYTLTNLPYAHCLYDIRVAIKVIPAIDESMWSQNSSINVWTQPKAPDRPPSTTAGLFELLPGTGNRRIFWQNIHNYEENGDNFSHYIEIKGRPNTRPIKIQNNFAEFAALPDENYTFNIWSQNNVSRSVEASTVFFPAQKYMLKPLATLVKIDKGNGEYGVEWSDSSDPRLTHYTLFWCSAQNEWPHPCDGVLNWKTIPREVKNTTLKLPTYNMQKNQSINIYQFAISANAIDTSSGMLWAHCTILPGSGVKLSQTYVKKAEPRSMILQWKFECIKLGDILSFNVSYCRLATLQSQVCQPNTEEYRLFNNTDNKFGIGEGELIITDLKPYSIYKAAIKPIINDAHSQFGEPMFNNTLEDVPTEPQNLQITNITDKQMTIKWEKPLEENGVLRYYKVYMNGVKQLTIDAIKDKQYYIETVAVRPRTKYNISVCVYTIACSNLSTVFATSDIGVPGGSYKPSFNWERNDVVIVKWDKPDEAYGKIDFYQVEVGLKNQANASTVNATEPLHRIEICKVDKSQNVYIKVRGVNIKNNQFLYGPWSETTHIPCTVSSSSLTWIIPLVVMTTSFLLVLIWYFSKNTCHKVVGMQHCPVKLPTDMDHVIDNETKEKNMDETLPGEPLLPEKQPKGGTQSKETQRNPSGESSGCCSGTESISSGESAGHLSISDSGTDQPRSPSLPESEANIRQRLKKPDYVTETLMPWSSSLHPEGYSVVGLSNPPIQSESEADYLPLSDVSSVSSFLPVMQPQALKLTTPGYVPCLSQEPAAKNTAYVVAGEPTPARLPPMLSFKEDDSKEASLESPKSLITWEQDTLVEMPARNYVVVGDSKPLNTDIAVQNTPSKDYVSHLTFDTAKSLKED, from the exons tcgGAAAAAGTAAATGGAAGTGCAATAAGACTTACAATAATGAATCATACGCCAACAAAAATGATGCACTATTACTGTATGGTGAATGAGAGCCTTGTATGTACCAATATAGTGGCTGTAGGCA CTCCACCACAGGAAGTTACAAATTTTAGCTGCATGGgccaaaatttggaaacttttaCATGCAGTTTCATAGCTCCGGATAACTACATTCACACTGATTATAAAATGGATTACTACGTTCCTAATGCTATAAG GAAAGCCTATGATTGCCCTACAAATTTATCAGTAattgagaaaaacaaaaatagtttGGAATATTCTTGTACTTGGGGCCTTAGCACGATTCCTCAGTATCGCCATTCTCAGGAGTTTCTAACCTTTAGGTTAAATTACAGTAACGCGTTTGGAAATAAAACTTCTGAGTTTACCGTAAATCAGTACCAACGCG TTCGTGCAAACTCACCTGAAAATTTGACGGGCATGACAACCTCTCCACActcaataaaactaaaatggtGTATACCATTATATATCCAAACTTTCCCAAAACATCTTACTGTAAGAGTGAGTTGGTGGATTGAAGAATTCAAGAACTGGACAACAGTTTACTTTAACGTAACAAAAAAGGAGTCCATTTATGAATATACTTTGACTAATTTACCCTATGCTCACTGTCTGTATGATATACGTGTAGCTATAAAAGTAATCCCGGCAATAGATGAATCTATGTGGTCGCAAAACTCATCTATTAATGTGTGGACTCAACCCAAGGCACCTGATCGTCCTCCATCAACTACTGCTGGATTATTCGAGTTGTTGCCAGGTACAGGAAACAGACGgatattttggcaaaatatCCATAACTATGAGGAAAATGGAGACAACTTTTCGcattatattgaaattaagGGTCGTCCAAATACTAGGCCtatcaaaattcaaaacaattttgctgAATTTGCTGCTTTGCCGGATGAGAattatacttttaatatttggtCTCAGAATAACGTATCAAGGTCTGTTGAAGCTTCCACTGTTTTCTTTCCAGCACAGAAATATA TGCTAAAACCACTAGCAACGTTGGTAAAAATCGATAAAGGGAATGGTGAGTATGGTGTAGAATGGAGCGATAGCAGTGATCCTCGACTTACCCATTACACTTTATTTTGGTGCTCCGCGCAGAACGAGTGGCCTCATCCCTGTGAC ggCGTATTAAATTGGAAGACGATTCCAAGAGAAGTTAAAAATACGACTTTGAAGCTTCCCACATacaacatgcaaaaaaatcaatcgaTAAACATCTACCAATTCGCTATATCCGCAAATGCTATCGATACAAGTAGTGGTATGTTATGGGCTCATTGTACGATTTTGCCAGGCTCTGGAGTGAAGTTGAGTCAAACCTATGTGAAGAAAGCTGAACCCCGGTCTATGATTCTGCAATGGAAATTCGAATGTATCAAGTTGGGAGATATTCTTAGTTTCAACGTTAGCTATTGCAGGCTCGCCACACTTCAGTCACAAGTGTGTCAGCCAAATACTGAAGAATACAGGTTATTCAATAACACAGATAATAAATTTGGAATAGGTGAAGGAGAGCTTATAATAACTGATCTAAAACCCTATTCTAT ATACAAAGCTGCCATCAAGCCCATAATTAATGATGCGCATAGTCAGTTTGGTGAACCGATGTTCAACAACACCCTTGAAGACGTCCCTACCGAACCACAAAATCTCCAGATAACTAACATAACTGATAAACAAATGACAATTAAATGGGAGAAGCCTTTGGAGGAAAATGGAGTTTTGAGATATTATAAAGTATATATGAACGGCGTCAAACAATTAACAATAGATGCAATTAAAGATAAACAGTATTATATAGAGACTGTCGCTGTGCGACCTAGAAccaaatataatatttctgtATGTGTTTATACTATAGCTTGCTCTAACTTAAGCACTGTATTTGCAACGTCAGATATTGGCG TTCCTGGAGGATCATATAAACCAAGTTTTAACTGGGAAAGAAATGATGTTGTGATTGTCAAATGGGATAAACCCGATGAAGCTTAcggaaaaatagatttttaccAGGTGGAAGTAGGTCTGAAAAATCAAGCCAACGCATCAACTGTGAACGCTACAG AACCATTGCACCGAATTGAGATTTGTAAAGTTGACAAATCGCAAAACGTCTACATAAAAGTGAGAGGagtgaatattaaaaataaccagTTCCTATACGGTCCTTGGAGCGAAACAACCCATATTCCTTGTACAGTGTCCTCTTCCTCTCTTACATGGATCATTCCATTGGTTGTAATGACGACTAGCTTTTTACTAGTGCTTATTTGGTATTTCTCTAAAAA TACGTGTCATAAAGTTGTTGGAATGCAACACTGCCCAGTTAAACTTCCTACCGATATGGATCATGTAATTGACAACGaaacaaaagagaaaaacatGGATGAAACTTTACCCGGCGAACCTTTATTACCTGAGAAACAACCTAAAGGGGGAACACAGAGTAAAGAAACCCAGAGAAATCCAAGTGGTGAAAGCAGCGGATGTTGCTCTGGAACTGAGAGTATTTCTTCAGGGGAATCTGCAGGGCACTTGTCTATTTCTGATTCGGGTACAGATCAGCCTAGATCTCCGTCTTTACCCGAGTCAGAAGCCAACATAAGACAAAGATTAAAGAAACCGG ATTACGTAACTGAAACACTAATGCCCTGGTCTTCAAGCCTGCACCCAGAAGGATATAGTGTTGTAGGTCTTTCAAATCCGCCTATTCAATCTGAAAGTGAAGCAGATTATCTTCCGTTGTCGGATGTATCGTCAGTGAGTTCGTTCCTGCCTGTTATGCAGCCCCAAGCACTGAAGCTTACTACGCCAGGCTATGTTCCCTGTCTTTCTCAGGAGCCCGCTGCAAAGAATACTGCTTACGTCGTAGCAGGGGAACCCACACCAGCGAGGCTACCTCCGATGCTCAGTTTTAAGGAAGACGATTCTAAGGAGGCTTCCCTAGAGAGCCCTAAATCGTTGATTACGTGGGAGCAGGACACACTTGTTGAAATGCCCGCAAGGAATTATGTGGTGGTAGGAGATTCTAAGCCGTTAAACACTGATATTGCAGTTCAGAATACGCCGAGTAAAGACTATGTTTCTCACTTGACGTTTGACACTGCTAAGTCGCTGAAAGAAGACTGA